The following nucleotide sequence is from Channa argus isolate prfri chromosome 9, Channa argus male v1.0, whole genome shotgun sequence.
CAAACTGGAAAGCTCCCGCGTCTATTTATAAATATCTCGGCCTCTGATTGGATGACACGTTAACGTAGGCAAGGTTAACGACGTAGAGCTTTGGGAGCTTTGGGAATATTCTTAAGTTCTcctattttcactttattttatcaACAGATTACCTCTGATATGAGGTTGTGCACGTTAAGTTTTAGATAGTTTTAGGTATCCAATATTTTGTGCATATCTTCACTTTTAAATAATCTACTAGGTATCACAAATTGAAATCTACACATTCCAGTATTGACAAATGTTAACAGCATTGTTAATTCATTGATGTCTGTAGTACTAACTGCCTTTTACTCTGGATTATGGGTtagctttttcattttgtagcatttttgttttcctaattaGCTTGAAATATTTTGCCACcatgaataatataaaatatacaatttggGTCATATTTGAGAAGGTTGCAAAACGTTAGGTTAATTCCCAACCTTTTATTAATGTGAGGATGGGGGATTTCAATCATATACTcacatctgtctctgtctcaggaCCTTGTGAAGAGCCATCTGATGTATGCTGTGCGTGAGGAGGTGGAGGTCCTAAAGGAGCAGATCAAAGAGCTGATTGAGCGCAACTCACAGTTGGAGCAGGAGAACAACCTGCTGAAGACACTCGCCAGTCCAGAACAGATGGCCCAGTTCCAGGCCCAGGTTCAGACTGGCTCCCCACCTGCGCCTGCAACAGTCGCCACACCAGGACCCCCAAGCACCACCACCCTTGCCCAGCCCACCTTGCACAGCTCGGGTCCCTCAGCATAGCCTGATCTGCACAGACTTAGACTGACTGAATGAGTTCTGCTACAGCTGCAGAGCCTGACCTTGCCTTCTAAAGCAAGAGTTTACGCTGTTAAGAATTTGCACATATTTAGCTCTCAGAATGATGCAGCCAGCAGGACGAGGGCACTGTGTTTTGTGGCACAGTGGAGGTCGACAATCTTGAGATGCTTTACGGGGTGG
It contains:
- the LOC137132753 gene encoding TSC22 domain family protein 1-like, whose amino-acid sequence is MNRVNRPYHTAAMDLGVCQLRNFSISFLSSLLSAESSHVKLDNSSSGASVVAIDNKIEQAMDLVKSHLMYAVREEVEVLKEQIKELIERNSQLEQENNLLKTLASPEQMAQFQAQVQTGSPPAPATVATPGPPSTTTLAQPTLHSSGPSA